Genomic DNA from Candidatus Kaiserbacteria bacterium:
GACTTTATGCTTCGCCAGCGCGAACTCAAGAATGAGGAAAAAGAAGCACTCATGGGTGCGCTCAATACCTTTGGTACCGCGACTGAAGTACAATTCAACTCCGTCGGCCCTTCCATCGGTGCTGAGATTGTCGAGAAGTCATGGTGGGCAATTGTACTCGTGTCTCTCTCTATCATCACCTTTATTGCGTTTGCATTTCGACATGTATCAGAGCCGGTATCCTCGTGGAAATATGGCGTCATTGCGATTGTGACACTTCTTCACGACATCCTTATTCCCACAGGGCTCTTTGCCTATCCTTGGATACGCGCGGGGGCAGAGGTAGGTGTGTTCTTTATTGTGGCGATTCTCACGACACTCGGTATTTCCATTAATGACACTATTGTGGTGTTTGACCGTATTAGAGAGAATTTACACCTCAACGTACAAAATCGCAAAAAAGAAATTTTTGGAGATGTTGTCTGGCGCAGTATTATGCAAACGATGGCACGTTCTATCAACACCTCAGTCACCGTGGTCATCATGCTCGTTGCACTCTTTGTGTGGGGCCAGAGTCTACTAAGGACTTCTCACTCACCCTTATTATTGGTATGGTGGCGGGTACCTATTCTTCAGTGTTCCTCGCAAGCCCACTCCTCGTCTATGCTGAAAAGTGGAAAAAGAAAGAGCTAAAAAAATAGTCATGATAATCGGCATCACGGGAACGTTGGGAGCTGGGAAGGGCGCGGTCGTCTCCTATCTTGTCCGTACCAAGGGTTTTACCCATTATTCCGCTCGGAGTTATTTTGCTGTACAGATGGAAAAACAGGGAATCACCCCTATCAACCGAGACACTATGGTGGAGTTTGCTAATTCACTTCGTGAACAAAATGGCCCACGACATATCTTTGATACACTCTATAAGGAAGCGGAAGCAAGTGGTAATCCTTCAGTAATAGAATCTATTCGCACTGTAGGAGAGGCAGAAGCACTCAAGGAGCGTGGCGGTGTACTCCTTGCAATTGATGCAGATGAACATATGCGCTATACACGCATCTGTGGACGTGGTAGTACACATGACAAAGTGACGTTTGAAGAGTTTCAAACACAAGAAGCACGCGAAATGTATTCTGACGACCCCAATAAACAAAACATTAGTGCCGTGATGCGGATGGCCGATGTGACCATAGAAAACAATGGCACCCTCGGAGAACTACATGCGTCAATCGAGAAAGTATTTCAATAAAGTGATGTGGTCGACTTACGATGTCGACCATCATGTTGTTTGAGCTTTTTTTGCACACTAATTAGACTCTTCGTATACACTCCCGTGTTACAATGTGCGTATTATGAAGTTTCAAGGTGAATTTGATGGATCTGATAAACGAAAATATCCTAAGAAGAAACAAACTCGCCGTTCAAAGAGTGGAGATACACTGATAGACGACGCGGTTACGAGTTTTCCTACGGAGGAAGAGATGTCCCTGAGGATTGCGGAGCCTTCTATAGAAGAAGCGACTCCGAATGTTGTAGAATCGTCTATAGAAGAAGTATGCCCGAGCGCTGGAGAAACTCCTGTAGAAGTTGCGTCTCAGAGTGTTGTAGAGAATGCTGAGTCAGCAGAGGTTACTCCAGATGTTCAAGAATCCGCATTCCATGACATTCCTCGTGAGCAACTTAAGGGTGTGCTAGAAGTTTTTAAATCAAAAGGAGGGTGGCAACGTACTCCGCCTCCTATTATTGAGGCATTAAAAACCTCTGGTTTTACAGTGCGTATTACGAAAAGAGGAACTGCAGAAAAACGAGGTGACACGTTACAACTTTCACGACCCAACGATACTGAGGTACATATCTACTCTACCGACGAAGCAGCAGAATTGTTGAGGAAAATAATAGGCGAACAGCGCATACGTGAAAAACATCGTAAACGAGAAAAAAAGGAATTATCACAAGCCTCTGTGGTAAGGTGAAGATGCACCTTTGCCAGTCAATGAAGATTCAGAAGAGGCTGTGGCAGCAAATACGCTGCCTGTAACTCTAGACGGGGAAGTAGTACAAAACCAGGCACCAGATACTCAAGACTTTGTTGAAGGCGACTCGGATATTGAAGATGCGGTGATACTCAGCGAGACACCGAGGTCAAATATCGGTAAGGAACAAGTGCAAAAACCAGCAGCGCTCACCTCAGAAATCCTAAAGGATGAAAAAGTGAAGATGACGACGTCGCACATGCTACCGATGAAATGTTGCGCGAGCGTGCCAGCAGGATTGCAACTGTGCGTGCAGAAATTCTTGCGAGCGAAGAAGGTGGAGAAGAGGAAACCTTAGAACTCCGTGCAGAAATATCTCCGGCACTCGAGCGACCAAAGAAACTTAATGAAAGTGTTTTGTCTGCGTTTGGTGTCACAGATGAAAACTGGGAACTAATTCCTGGAAGCGGAAATATTTCTACGGACGAAATTGAAGAAGTGCTTGCGCGAACGATACGTGAAGAAGGAGGGCCCGAACACACAGAAACATCACCGGCACCCGAGCGGCCACAGATGTTTGATGAACGTCTTGCATCTGAATTTGGTGTCACAAAAGAAATGTGGGATCGAATTCCAGGAAGTGAAAAACTTTCTTTTGCGCAACAAAATTGGTATTTGAAAATCTCCGCGAATTCAGCGAGCGTGATAAGACACCACATCTTGCGCGAATATGGGAGGGTATTAAGGAAAACTCGGAAGTAAAAAGGATGTCGGACCAACACTCGATGCACTTTCACGACTCGTAGAAAGTGCAGCGCTCTACGGACCAAAGGTTCATGAAGAAGATGGTGAACTTTTGATTGATTTTGTGGGATTAGACATGCCTCGCGAGAATAGGAAAGGAGTGGAAACAAGCCTTTGACTCTCTTAATGAAGCTGCGCATCGCCTGAGCAAAACTCCTTCGGCATGGCAAGAGGATGGTATTGGGACGCATAGTGAAAAGGAATCAAAAATGATGTCGTTTATTAAAGAAAGTTTTTCTCCGGCACGCAAGCGCTTCAATGAATATAAAGAAATAGAAGAGACATACGTTGCTGCGAAAAAAGAACTGAGTCGGGTACTTGAAGCTGCATATCGATCCAATGGTAATTGCTGAAAGATTTGTGAGTATCGACAAGAATGTCTACGCACTTCAGTTTCAGCAAACCTCACCCGATGCAGTAGAGGCGGTCAAAAATATTCCTGACGCAAGCATGTGGAAGATGATCGGCAAGTCACTCTGCAAACCATCAAACCTTGGTTATATGGCGCTCGGTGCGGTGTCGCGTACTGCGCTAGCGGGGGTCATGGGGGTTTTGCAGCGCCGGTCACGAGCGCGGCTATAGCGGGTAGTCGTGCATGGAATAGAAGTGCAGCAGAAATGCGCGAGCGCGATAGAGCAGCACGCATGGGTACACGGGATACTTCAGATGAAGCACTTAATATCGTGAGTGCAGAAATGTCTATTGATATTGGCGGTGAAAAGCGTGAAGTGGGCGCTACACAAAAATTGCAAAAGCTGATTGATGAATACCAGATACTTGTGCAAGTAGAAGAAACACAGCAAGAGACACCGGAGTATAAAAAGAAAATGAGTACTCTGGTCGACCGTATCAAAGTGCGTGCATCCTATGTGGAAGACAAGCAACGGCTCAATCGCATTAGTTTTGGAAACAAAGAAGAGCGAGCCGTCCAAATGGCAAAACTCTATGAAACTCTTGCGTTGGCGCAAATGGTAGTTGCCGACCGTCATGTACCAAAGATGAGTGTGCTTGAAGATCGGCTCGGAAAAATCTTATTTCAGAAAGAAAATACACTGCAAAACAAGCGCCGTGCACGGCAAGTAAAAGATGCATCATGGAATGCACTTCGTGCAGGAGGGTTTGCTGCGGCCGGTGGTCTCCTCGCGCGTGAGATACAAGAGTTGGGATTGGAAGAAAAAGTGCGAACCTCGGAGGTGCTCAGGGTGTAAAAGGAATCACCGCTCACGACGGACCACTCCTCACCCCCGATGAAGCCGCGCGTGCAAGTGCTGATTCAACAACCACTGCTCCAGGGAACGCACCATTACCTATGGAAACTGCAATTCCAAAAGTTGCTGAAGTACCAGAGGTGCCAAAGTTGGAATCATATACCATTCGTCCAGGAGATACCCTTACAAAGATTATGAAAGAACAACTGTCTGAGATACAGGAACTTGGTGCAGGTAAGGAACAAAATACCGCTATCGCCAATATCTTACGTGAACTTTCTCCTGAAGAACTTAGAAGTATTGGTGTGCGAAGCGAAAACCCAAACCTTATCTACGCGGACGAGACTATAAATATCGAAGCACTGCATAAAATAATAGAGAGTCATCAGTCTGTTATCGATGACGCAGCTACACGAGTGGAAGAGGCGGCGAAGGTAGTAGAGGAAACAGGAAGAGTAACAGTAAAAGTACCTGAAGATTCAATTGTATTTAATCCTTCTTCAAAAGATGATTATTTCCCTGACCCTACAAACGCAAGTGAACAATTAAATCTTCGCACACTGATTTATAAGGACGCTACTGAAAATACGGAGAGGTGGATGAAACTATATCCTCGGGCAAACGCACAAGATGCAGTAAAAGCAGGTATCGTGGAAGGCCATTTCAAGAATCTTTTTGGCGAAAAATGGGCGACTACAGGTGAAGTGCGTGTGACGGATTTACTTACTCGTGGGCCACAGTTTCAGAACGAAAACCCTGATCGATTGATGTATGAACTTAAAAAACTCGTAGAGACAGTGGAAAAACCACCAATGAATGTAGCGCCAATGCCCGCTGAAAATATGAAGGAGTATCTCGAGCGTGCAAGCATGGCGTATGCAGAGAGAGGAAATGAAATACCCGGTAATAATCTTATTCGAAAGATTGAGACATACTACCAGGCAACAAAGCGCTAGAGGCGAATTATTATAAGAAAATCCCTTCACAAAAATTGCATTTTTGTGAAGGGATTTTATATAGCTATGCGTGGATGAGTGTTCCTACGAATGCTCTTTTCTCAAGGTAGTTTTCAATTTCGTTGATCCTTTTTCCATTGATGATAGCAACCTCGATGTCATGTGCTTCAGCAGCACGTGCCGCTACAGGGTCAAAAGGGGAAGAGAGCCCCGGGTTCCATTCGGTGGGGATGAGACGCATAAAGTCGGCCCATCGAATAGACTCTATTTTTTCTGCAGCGGGATTTTTCCTCGGGTCTTCGGTGTACACATAATCAATGTTGGAAAGATTCATTACTTTATGAGCATGGATATTTGAAGCAATTTGTACCGCACGAAGGTCTGTGGACGCTCCGGGGCGATACCCTGCGGCAATGATAAGCGGTGTACCCTTGGGGACGTCCATAATTTCATCAGGATTGGTAATCATGACGGGATGTGCTACATCGCGAAAGATAGTGCGGAGGAGATGGCCATTCAAGCGCGTTGCGTGTATACCCATCCAGTCGAGGTCTTCGGGGTCGAGCTCAGAGACTTTTGCTGCTGCATCTTGGTAGCGGCGCGCTGTTCTTCCTCCTCCTGCGATAATAATAAACCGTCGCTTGTGGACGGTGATTTGTCGTTCTATGAGATTCCGGAGTTCGATTAAAAAATGGGTGTCAATTGCATCGGGTACAATGAGTGACCCACCGACTGACATCACTACTGTTTCGTGTATGTGCATTACGCTAGAGTGTATCGCGCTTTTGGGTAAGACACCACCCCTAACTCCAAAGGGAATGGTGAAAAGTTATCCACAGCGCACACGTGTGGTACTTGCATTAAAAATTGCTTCTGGTATTATATGTAAGTCAGCAACGCGCCGACACCTGTTCCTTCGGTCTCCCAAGACCACCCCCTTTGGTCACTTTGACCACCCAATTCCTAAAAACTTGCCCATGGCAAGTTTTTTTATGTTTTAAGAATCGAGAAGTTAGCGCGATAACAAATTAAGTAAGTATCAAGGCGTCGCCTTGATACGGAGGGTGTTGAATTAAGTCTTGATGCAGAGCCGTTTCTAAGTGCTTGACAAATATTTAAATGCGTGTATACTACTGCCAGTTCTGTTGGAGCGGGGAAAGTATTATTTCCCGGTCCCCGTTTCGGCGGGGCACTCTTTTCGGCGCAGATTTGCACCGATATAATCCAACTTGTTGTTATTTCAAGGAGAGTTACCATGAAATCGTTCATCAAATCGGCAGTTATTACGATTGCCATCGGCCTTTGTTTTGTCACCTCCGCCTTCGCAACCTGCGTCAGTGGCTGCGTTACGCCTCCGCCTCCGGCACCCACCCAAACGACAACCTTCATGGTTGGTGGTGCTTCCAACTTTGGCGGCATGGGCGGTGCAGTATTTCAGGGCAATGACGGATATGCAAGGGTCGAAAAAAATGGCTACGGTGGCGTTGACGTCACTGTTGACGCAGCGGGAAACCTCTGCGGGATTGATTGCCAGTCCGGCAAGTTCAAGTTCAACGGCTACGCCGGCGAACATGTCAAGGCGAGCGCAGGTGCGCTTTCCACACATTCCGGAGTTCCCGCGATTGCGGAGAACAAAGGATCTGCCTTTGGCAACGTCACCTTCGGGGTCCAAAAGACTCTGAGCAACAAGTAGCCTGTCGGCTCTGTTCTCGGGGGGATTCATTCCCCGGAAAAGTCTCGGCGATTGCTGAGCAAGGGTCGCATCACGCAACCATAGCCGCCATCTCAATTTATCGAGATGGCGGTTTTTCTATATAATTTTTAAACATCTTACCGAGGCAAGTCCTTGGTGAGATGTTTTTTGGAATTGGGCGATTTTATTATGTACTCTATGCCACATTACATAGCGAGGGGGGAGTGCTTGCTTTTTTACTAAAGTATGGTAGAATCCTCAAGCATCGGGGCGCATCCCGCGTTCCTTGACACTACGAAAGAAAGGAAGTCCAAGATGAAGTCTGTATTAGCGCTTATGTGCGTGCTTTTGGTTTTGCTTGGCGCGGAAAGCGCTCTTGCAGGCCCAGGGAAGGGTGTGAAAACATTCCTTGTCCCAAAACCCGTGGTTCAAGAAAAGCCACTTCCCGAAAAGACATGTCGAGTTTACAGTACAACTGAGACAACAGTGGTTTATTCCCCTGACGTATCAGTTGGGGCGCAGTTCATCCAGCCTGGATGTTGCTGTGCTTCAAATGGAATCTACATTCCCGGGGTGAGTGTGCCATCACAAAGCACGCCCACCACACTCACTCAAACTGTCGTAATTTGCGACTAACTCAACAAGGAGATTCACCATGAAAAACATGATTGTTCGTGCTTCACTTTTTGCGTTTACGCTTATGCTCACCGCGTGCGGTGGCGTGAGTATGGAAAGAGGTCCTGACGGGAAGTATCTCGGCATGACCACCGTATGGCACATCGACAGATCTGCAAGCCGAATCGCAGAATATGTGGAAGACGGCCTGAATCCGAATGGAAGTCCAAAGTTCAAGGAGGTGGTGAAGAAGGTTACAGTGAAGAGGTCGGACGGAAGTACCGTAACTGAAGAAGTCAGCACTGCTAACCTTTCAGTTGGTCCGACGGTTGCTGGTCAAGCGACGGTGGCTGTTGTTGGTGGTGTTTCAACCGCTGCAACGCAGGGCGCCTTCGGTATCGCGATAGCGAAAGAAGCTTCAAAAGCTTGCAAGGATGGGAAATGTAGTGGCAACGGCACCGTTATCTATAACGACGGCAGTGCTTTGTCGCTTTCCAATTCGGAAAGCAATGCGAACTCGTCAGTTCGCACGAACGGTGCACCCTGTACAGGGCCTTGTTTGGCACACTGATGTGCAGGTGGCGGCGGGCGAAGCCCGCCGCTCCACTTCATAAAAGAAAGGAAGGAAATCATGAAAACCCTAAAAAGTTTGATTGCGTTGATTGCGGTGCTTGTTTCGTCCTCGGCTCTTGCCGCGGACGCGCAGGTATTCCAAAAGATGTCGGGAGAATCTTTCCCGAGATTCAAGGAGAGCCTCGAAACGCAGGGACTGCTTCAGGAATCGAAGGGGATTCAGTTTTTCGACACGAAGGTGCTGGCCAGTGCGGCCTGTGACTTTTCCGAAAAACCAGACCCAAAAGCGCATCAACAGAAATACGGAACAACAGAGAAGTGCCAAGGCATCTTCATTGCCCGTAACGGTTTGGGTGGCACCATGACACTCGACGACTTCCGTACACAGGGCCAAGGCGTCGGCTTCTGGCTTGCAGACATTTCTGCAGGGGCAGGGCCGGTAGTCGCAGCAGCAGCCCCCAAGGCTGTCGCTACCGAGTCAAAAGATGACGGCAAGATGAACAGTCTTCTCGCCGGTCTCACCTCTCTCATCAAGCGATTTGATATGCTTAGTGAGAGTGAGAAAGTAACCAAAAAGAAGGTTGAGGAAATTCTCATCCAACAAAAACAGGTTAATGCGGTCACGGCGCGTATCGAAGCGCTCGAGAAGCAAACTGCAGGTCTTGACCATAGGGCCGGGGCAACCGATGGAGACGTCAAATTGCTCAAAAAGGATGTCGCCGATGTCAACAAAGACGTTGCCGGTATCAACACGCGCGTCACGAGCATCGAAAAGATGCCGATTGTCGCCTTTGGCAACGTGGTACTCGGCATCGTCCTCATTATGGCATTTGTGCTGTGCTTGATGGCTTATGTCGTGTATCGTAAGGCAAAAGCCGCTTCTGTGTCACAACGACCAGCGTCGGCGCAACACATACCTGCTTCAAACGAATCAGTGGTACGCAAAGCAGCGTGACCAGCAGAAGCAGACCTGTAGTCGGCCACCAACCTTTCGTAGTATTGTTCCAAGACCTTTTAAGACCCTCGCTTCGGCAGGGTCTTTCTTTTTGTAAAAAATGTGTTATAATACACGTCGTTGTTCTGTTTAAAACTTTTTTCAAGGAGACCATCATGGTCAATGTGCATAGAATCACCGTGTGGCTTTGTGCCATGTTTTTCCTCGCAGGTTGCAGTACCGTGCGATTCACCTCGACCACTTCATCAGGGGGAGAAGCGGCCACAGGTACGTCACCACTCAGGACTTCAGGATATGTCTCTAAGACACCTGAGTCTTCAGTGAAGTCATACCAGTACGGTCGCTTCACAGTCCTCGTGGATGAAAGCGGAAGTCAAAAAGTCGAGGGCGGGGTGTTTACACCATCCCCGACAATGTCCTTTGCACCGACGCGCGCACATGTACTTTTCATCAATTACGTAACCAAAGAACTCTCGTACTATCGGCGCACTGGCGCAGGTACCTATGAGCCGATCATTGGCTACGCAGTAGTGACTCCACTCTCACAGGCGCTGCCACGAGACGTGGTGCAGGGAAGTGTCCGACGTATTGATACGGCACCCACGTGGTGTCCCACGAAACGCATTCGTGAAAAGTACACCGACCTTCCTCCTGGCTGTCTCAATTTTGGACATCCAACGAATGCGATGGGTGTCGCAAAGTTTGAAGTATCATGGAGCGTACCAGGATTTGAATTGGTACGCCTTCATGGTACCAGCGGTTATCCATCAGGCAACTTTTGGGAGGAGGAGACCTTTGGCTGCACACGACTTGAAAACAATGCGATGAAAGAACTCATCGATTTGCTTGGGCCGAATGCGGTTAAAGAGGGAATCGAAATCATCGCGTATCGTGGCAAAGTACCACAAGAAAAGGAGAAAAAACCACCAATTATTTCTGCCGAATAGGCAAAAGTAGCAAAAGATCAGGGCCTTGGCATCACCGCCAGGGCCCTTTTTCTATATTTCCACTCTAAACCCTTGCAAATTATTAATGCTTCTGTATAATGCTTGTCATTGTTCATCGGGAGTTGTAAATCGGCTTTTTTCTGTACTCTACGTGCGGAAAAATTCCTGTTGCTTTCGAACGAGAACAATATGTCATTTGATAATTAAATACGTACATATGATGAAGCAACATCGTATGTAATTCATATTTAGTTTTGTGTGTTTTTTAAAAATATACAGAACGGTATGCATCAGCAAAAATGTTAAGACAAAAGCATTATCATGTTTTCTGAATTTATTTTGGAAACGTGCATTCTCTTTTGTCTTATCCTTGGAAATAGTTTGTTGAGCGGAAATGTTAGTACATATTTCCACATGCTCACAAACGCAAGATCGCCTATCACTTCGGTGATAGAGATCCTGTTTTAACTTAGAGTTTGATCCTAGCTCAGGGTGAACGCTGGCGGCGTGGATGAGGCATGCAAGTCGAATGGGTTTAGGCCCATGGCAGACGAGGTAGGAACAAGTAGGTACGTACCCCAAAGTCAGGGATAACCCGGAGAAATCCGGAATAATACTTGATGGTCTCGCGAGAGTAAAGATTTATCGCTTTGGGAACGGCCTGCTTTCTATCAGCTTGTTGGTAAGGTAACGGCTTACCAAGGCTACGACGGATAGGGGAGGTGAGAGCCTGACCCCCACCGATGGAACTGCGACACGGTCCATACTCCTACGGGAGGCTGCAGTCGAGAATCTTCCGCAATGGACGAAAGTCTGACGGAGCGACGCCGCGTGGTAGATGAAGTCCTTAGGGACGTAAATACCTTTTATGAGGGAAGAAGTTTATTGACGGTACCTCATGAATAAGGGGCTCCCAATTCTGTGCCAGCAGGAGCGGTAATACAGAAGCCTCAAGCGTTACCCGGATTTACTGGGCGTAAAGGATGTGTAGGTGGTGTGATTAGTCGGGCGTTAAATCCAGAGGCTCAACCTCTGGCTCGCGTTCGAAACGGTCATACTAGAGGAAGTGAGAGGTGTGTGG
This window encodes:
- a CDS encoding UMP kinase, producing the protein MHIHETVVMSVGGSLIVPDAIDTHFLIELRNLIERQITVHKRRFIIIAGGGRTARRYQDAAAKVSELDPEDLDWMGIHATRLNGHLLRTIFRDVAHPVMITNPDEIMDVPKGTPLIIAAGYRPGASTDLRAVQIASNIHAHKVMNLSNIDYVYTEDPRKNPAAEKIESIRWADFMRLIPTEWNPGLSSPFDPVAARAAEAHDIEVAIINGKRINEIENYLEKRAFVGTLIHA
- a CDS encoding AAA family ATPase produces the protein MEKERAKKIVMIIGITGTLGAGKGAVVSYLVRTKGFTHYSARSYFAVQMEKQGITPINRDTMVEFANSLREQNGPRHIFDTLYKEAEASGNPSVIESIRTVGEAEALKERGGVLLAIDADEHMRYTRICGRGSTHDKVTFEEFQTQEAREMYSDDPNKQNISAVMRMADVTIENNGTLGELHASIEKVFQ
- a CDS encoding protein translocase subunit SecF → MNIKQNQSLLFILPAFFSLVSIVAILMWGLKPGIDLAGGSMLQVSYENRPALEEVNTKLAELNYGEIRVQASGDNDFMLRQRELKNEEKEALMGALNTFGTATEVQFNSVGPSIGAEIVEKSWWAIVLVSLSIITFIAFAFRHVSEPVSSWKYGVIAIVTLLHDILIPTGLFAYPWIRAGAEVGVFFIVAILTTLGISINDTIVVFDRIRENLHLNVQNRKKEIFGDVVWRSIMQTMARSINTSVTVVIMLVALFVWGQSLLRTSHSPLLLVWWRVPILQCSSQAHSSSMLKSGKRKS